The DNA segment GGCACGCCGCTCTCGGTGGTGCCGCCGGTGTCCTCCTTGGCGCACCCGGCGAGCCCGCCGGCGGTCAGGGTGACTGCCGCCGCCAGTGCGGTGGCCTTGCGTACGAATGTGGTCCTCATTGCGGTCAGATTAGTCCACCCTTATCTATCTGTCCGATCGGGATCACGATGTGCCCCTCCGGGGTTTCCCTGCCCCTGCACCGGGCATGGGTGACGGTCATGGATACCGGGTACCTGGTGGACGGTCGATTCCGGCTGCGTGATCGCCTCGGCACCGGCGGCATGGCGGTGGTCTGGCGCGCCGGCGACGAGGTGCTCGGCCGGGATGTGGCGCTCAAGATTCTCGATCCCCGCCTCGCGCACGACCCGGCGCTGCTGGCACGGGTCCGGGACGAGGCCCGTGCGGTCGCCCGGCTGCGCCATCCCAACATCGTGAACGTGTACGACTACGGCGAGGCGCCCGGACCACTGCCCTACGTGGTCATGGAGATCGCCGAGGGCCGATCCCTGTCTCACCTGCTCAGCGGCGGCCCGCTGCCGTGGCGGGTGGCAACGCTGGTGGCAGTCCAGGTGGCGGCCGCGCTCGCCGCCGCACACGACGCGGACGTGGTGCATCGGGACGTGAAGCCCGGCAACGTGATGGTCGGCGGCGGCCGGGTGAAGCTCGTCGACTTCGGCATCTCCGCGGCGACCGGCGACGACGACCTGGCCGGCGGCCAGCTGCTGGGCACCCCGGCCTATCTGGCCCCGGAACGCCTCGAGGACGGCGTCGTCCGCCCGGCGACCGATGTGTACGCCCTGGGCCTGCTGCTCTACCGCACACTGGCCGGCCGGCTGCCGTGGGACGCGTCGACGACCACGCAGATGGTGCTCGCCCACCGCTACCGGGAACCGGATCCGCTGCCGCCGATCGCGGGACTGCCCGAGGAGGTGGCGGCGCTCTGCCGGCGGTGCCTGGCGAAGGCGCCGGACGGGCGTCCCGCAGCGGCCGAGGTGGCGGCGCTGCTCGCCGAGGCGGTGGGACTCAGCCCCGAGACACTGGAGCTGCCGCGGTTCCGGGCCAGCACGGACATGCCGGGCGGGCGCCCGGAGCCGTCCACCGAGCGGGTGCGACAGCCCACCGCGCGGGTGGAAGCCGCCGTGCCGGCGGACCGCACCGAGGGAATCGAGCGGACGACGGCGGCCTCGCGTTCCGGTCCCCGGCTCGCCGCCGGCGCAGCGCGCTGGCGGGCCCTGCCACCCCGGCGGCGGGTGGCCGCGCTGGCCGCCGCCGGGGTGCTGCTGAGCGGCGGCATCATGGCCGCGACGATCCCGGGCGGGGAGTCCGGCCCACCGGTCGAGGCCGCGGCCCCGCGGAGCGAGGCACCTCTGACCGCGCCGGCCCCGAGCACACCGGCCCCGAGCACACCGGCCCCGAGCACACCGAGTGAGAGCACACCGGCTGAGAGCACGGCGCCCGCGGGCACAGCAGCCGACGCCGCCGCGCACGAAGACGGGAAGTCCAGGACGCCGGTGGCCGAGACCGCGGCGATCAAGGCCGCGAAGGCGCCCGCAGCGCCACCGAAGGCGGCCAAGGGCAAGGCCAAGCCGAAGGGCAAGAAGAAGGCGAAGTAGGACGCGCTCCTCTGGCGATTGCGTGATTTGACCGATGCCCGGCGGCCTGTGCGCCGGGCACGATCGGTGTGATCCAAAACCACTTTACCGAACGGTACGGAAATAGCCGGCCGCGTGCTAGCGTTGCCGATATCAGTACCGCTCGGTACAGAAAAGAGGTAGTCGCCATGAGATTCGACCAGCGGGTCGGCGTGTGGAGCATGGAGCTGCGCTCCGCGCACCGGCCGCAGATCCGCGACGCCGCCGCCGAACTCGACGAACTCGGCTGGCGGACCATCTGGTTACCCGGCCTCGACGGCGCCGGCGTGCTCGACGACGTCGACGCGCTGCTCGCCGCGGCCCCGAACAGCCAGGTCGTGACCGGAGTCCTCAACATCTGGGGCCAGTCCCCCGCCGAACTGTCCGAGCGGGTCGCCGTCCTCGACGCCGACCACGGGCCGCGGGCCGTCGTCGGGCTCGGCATCGGGAGCCCGGCCGGGGCCGGCGCGCACGGGCAGGACTACGGCAACCCGGTCGCGTCGATGGCCCGTTACCTCGACGGACTCGGTCCCGGCGTCGGCCCCGGCCGCCGGCTGCTCGGCGCCCTCGGACCGAAGATGGTCGACCTGGCCCGACGATCGTCGGCGGGGTGGCATCCGTTCCTGGTCACGCCACGGTACGTGTCGGCGTACCGGGAGAAGGTCGGAGCCGGACCACTGATCGCGCCGCACCAGGCCGTCGTGCTGGACACCGATCCGGACCGCGCCCGTGCAGCGGCGCGGGCCGGGATCGGGATGTTCCTCGGCTTCCCCACCTACCGCAACAACCTGAAACGCCTCGGCTTCGGCGACGACGACCTGATCCCCGGCGGCAGTGACCGGCTCATCGACGCGCTGGTCGTGCACGGCACCGCCGAGGACGTCGCGCACCGCGTCCAGGAACACCTCACCGCCGGAGCCGATCACGTGGCGCTGCACGTGCTCGGCGCGAACGGCCTCCCCCTCGCCCAGTGGCGCGAACTCGCGCCCCTCGCTTCGATCTGAGGAACCCATCATGACCACTGCTCTCATCACCGGCGCCACCTCGGGCATCGGCCTGGCCGCCGCCAAGCGTCTCGCCGCCGACGGCACCCACGTCTTCCTCACCGGCCGCCGCGAGGAAGCCCTCGACGCGGCGGTGGCGAGCATCGGCGCCGGCGCCACGGGCATCCGCGCCGACGTCGCGAACCTGAACGACCTGGAACGCGTCGCCACCGCCGTCCGCGACCACGGCGCCGGACTCGACGTCCTGTTCGCGAACGCGGGCGGCGGCGAGTTCGCGGCCCTCGGCGACATCACCTGGCAGCACTACGCCGACACGTTCAACACCAACGTCGGCGGCACCCTGTTCACCGTGCAGACCCTGCTGCCGCTGCTCAACCGGGGCGCCTCGATCATCCTGACCAGCTCCAACATCGACGTGAAGGGCGCCGCCTCGTTCAGCGTCTACGCGGCGAGCAAGGCCGCACTGCGGTCCTTCACCCGCAGCTGGGCCGCCGAGCTGGTCGGCCGGGAGATCAGGGTCAACAGCATCGCACCCGGACCCATCGGTACGCCCGGCCTCAGCGGCCTCGCCCCCGACGCCGAAGCCGCCGAGCAGCTGCTCAAGGGTCTGGCCTCCGGTGTGCCGATGAACCGCCTGGGCTCCCCCGAGGAGGTGGCCGAGGCGGTCGCGTTCCTGGCCTCGCCGAACAGCAGCTACATGACCGGCGCGGAGATCTACGTGGACGGCGGCGCCAGCCAGATCTGAGCGCGCCGGGCGGTGACCGGTCAGCCGGCGTCGACGAGCAGGCCGGTCAGCACGCTGCGTACGGTGGCCTCGAAGAGATCCCGCTGTGGCGCGGCGGGCGCCGGCGGCGTGCTGACGGCCTCCAACAGGTTCGGGTAGGCGGTCATGTCGATGCCGCCGAAACCGGCCGGCGGACCGGCTGCCTCGCTGCGCGCGAAGAGCGACACCACACCGATCATCATGGCGATCGCCTCGAACTTGGCGGCGGTGGTGGCCGGCACCGGGCGCAGGACCGCCAGGCAGTGGTCGAACCAGGCGAGACTCTGCGGGCCGAGGGCCGTCGTGCGCGGCAGCACGTCCACCAGCCACCGGTGCCGGCGATAGAGCCCCAGCTGACCGCGTGCGATCTCCAGCATGGTCCCGAGCCAGTCCGGGGCGATCTCCGGGTACGGCCGGAGCTCCCCCGTGGCATGGTCCGCCATCAGGTCGAGCAGGTCGTCCCGGGACGACAGGTAGCGGTAGAGCGATCCCGCGCCGGTGCCGAGCGCGCCGGCGACGGCCCTCATCGAGACCGCCCCGATGCCGTCGGCGTCGGCCATCGCGATCGCCGCCGCCACGATCTCGTCGCGCGAGTGCGAAGGCGCCGGGCCCCGCGAGCCCTTGGCCGGCCTGGACCAGATCGATGTCGTCACGGCTATACTCTAAACTGCAAACGGCGTTCGCAGTTTTAGGGGAGGCTCACATGGAACAGAACTGGACCACTCGACGGGTGCCGGCGCCCGACGGCGCCGAGATCGTGCTGCACTCCCTCGGCGATGGGCCGGGCATCGTCGTGGTGCACGGCGGCGGGGTGACCATCGACGTCTACCGCCGCATGGCGATCCGGCTCGCCGACCGGTTCACCGTGCACCTCTACAACCGCCGCGGCCGGGCCGACGCCGCCGCGCGCGCCGAGCCGTACGACGGCGAGCAGGACCTCGACGACCTCGCCGCGGTGCTGGCCCACACCGGCGCCGGCAACGTGATCGGCCACAGCGCGGGCGGGTTCATCGCCCTGCGCGCCGCCGCCCGGCACCTGCCGATCACCCGGCTCGCCCTCTACGACCCGGCTGTCGCGGTGAACGGCCTCACCCCGTCCGCGTGGCTGCCCGCCGCCCAGGAGGCCGCCCGCGCGGGCGACATCGCCCGCACCCTGGCCCTCACCAGCGCCGGCATCAACACCCACTCCCCCGCGTCCCGGCTGCCGATCGCGCTGCAGGTGGCGATGGTCAAGCTCTTCCTGCGGACGCCGATCGGCCGGTCCATGGGCGAGCTGGTGACGACCACCCTCGACGAGACGGCGCTGATCCACCGGCACGACGGCCCGCCGTCGCAGTGGGCCGGGATCTCGGCGTCGGTGCTGCTCGCCTGCGGCGCGGCCGGCCCGCCCTACTACCCGCCGACCATCGAGGCCCTGGCCGGGGTGATCCCGCACTCCCGCACGCTGATCGTGCCGCGCGCCGGGCACGACGCGCTCAACCGGGCGCCGCAGGTCCTGGTGGACGCGCTCGCCGACTTCTTCGGGGAGGCGGTGGTGCCGACCGACCACTAGTGTCGAGGGCGTGTCGGGCCCCGGAGATGTGCCACCGGAGATCCTCGACTGGCTGCGGGTCATCTGCGCGGACCTGCCGGAGGCGTACGAGGAACCCGCCTGGATCGGCGTCCGCTGGCGCATCCGCAAGCGGACGGTCGCGCACGTCTACACGCCCGATCCGGACCGGTTCGGTGTCTACGCGCCGTACACGGTGGACGGCGTGCCGCCGACCGTGATGACGTTCCGGGTGCCGGCGGACGATCTGCTCGGGCTGACCGCCGCCGGCTTCCCGTTCTTCCGCGCGCCGTGGGGGCACGACGTGGCCGCCGCCGTACTCGGCGATCACACCGACTGGACCGAGATAGCCGAGCTGGTCACCGACAGCTATCGGAGGATGGCCCCGAAGTTCCTCGCCGCCCGGATGTCCCGTTAGCGATCGTGCCGGCAGGGCGAACTGTATCCTGACGGTGACCGTTCAGTAATGGCGCCGGACCGTAGGATGGCCGAGATGAGCGCAGCACCCGGGCCGGGACGGCCCCGCGACCCGGACGTCGACCGGCGCATCGCCCGGGCCGCCCTCGACGTCTTCGGCGACACCGGCTGGTCCGGGTTCGCCATGGAGGTCGTCGCCCGGCGCGCCGGCATCGGCAAGGCCACCCTCTACCTGCGCTGGAACAGCAAGGAAGCGCTGCTCACGCACGCCCTGAACACCGGGCTGATCCGGGTCGCCGACGTCGACACCGGCACCCTGCACGGCGACCTCGCCGAGCTGGCCGCGCAGATCCTGACGCTCTACGGCGGGCCGTCCAGCCGGGCCGCGCTGCGCCTCACCCTGGAAGCCGGCGCGATCCCGGGCGTCGCGGAGAACTACGCGGCGATGCGGGACGCGCAGCTGCGGGCGGCCCGCGCGATCGTGCGGCGCGGCATCGACCGCGGCGAGCTGCCCGACACCGTCTCGATCACCATGCTGCTCGACACCCTCGTCGGCGGCGCGATGATGCACGCGCTGAGCTCGCCCGCGGACCGCGACGAGGATCCCGCGGCCCACGCCCGGCAGCTCGTCGACTTCCTGCTGCACTCGGCCCTGGTTTAAAGGATCCCGTTGAGCGCGCGGATCCGCTGCTCGCAGCCGGTGACCAGGTCCCGCAGGATCTCGGCGGCCGGCCGGACCTCGGTGAAGCCGCCGACCACCTGGCCGATGAAGAACGACTCCAGCTCCAGCGCGCCGGGATGACCGTCCTGTGCGGCGGCGTCGATGCGCTGCCACGCCTCGGCCACCAGCAGCGGCTGCAGCGGCATCGGCAGCGGTCGCGGGCTGCCGGCCGCCTCCCATGCGTCGTGCCAGGCCGTGCGCAGCTGACGGGCCGGCTTGCCGGTCCGGGTCGGTGAGCGCAGCGTGTCACTGCTGGTCGCGGCGAGGAACTTTGACTTGATCGCCTGGTTGGCGACGTCCTCCTCACTGGACAGCCAGACCGAGCCGGTCCACACGCCGGCCGCACCGAGCGCCAGCGCGGCGGCCATCTGCGATCCCGAGGCGATGCCGCCGGCGGCCAGCACCGGGCGGTCCCCGGCGATCTCGACGATCTCCGGGGTCAGCACCATCGTGGCGATCGTCCCGGTGTGCCCGCCCGCCTCGGTGCCCTGCGCGATCAGCAGGTCGACACCGGCGTCGAGCTGGCGGCGGGCGTGCTTGGCCTGCCCGACCAGCGCGGCGACGACGACGCCCGCGGCCTTGCAGCGCTCCACGACACCGGGCGGCGGGGCGCCGAGCGCGTTGGCGAACAGGGTGATGTCGTGCCGGAACGCCACGTCGAGCAGCGCCGCCGCGCCCGCCGGGTCGAGGTTCGCCGCGAACCGGCCCGCCTCCTCCCCCGATGTCGCCGCCTGCGGGATGTCGTAGCGGTCCAGCAGCTCCGCCACGAACGCGAAGTGCTCCTCCGGGATCTGCGCCCGCAACGCGGCGACCTCGCCCGCGACGAGCTTCTCCGGCACGAGCAGGTCGACCCCGTACGGCCGGCCGCCCACCTGTTCCTCGATCCAGCTCAGCTGCGCGTCGAGTTCGGCAGGGGTGAAGGCCGAGCCGGCCAGCACGCCGAAACCGCCGGCGTTCGTGACGGCCGCGACCACGGCAGGGGAACGGTTGAAGCCGACGACCGGGTGGTCGACGCCGAGCAGGTCGGTCAGGGCGGTGCGCATGGGCGGTCCCTTCAGAGCTTCGTCCAGGCGCCCTCCGAGACGACCTGGGTGACGCCATCGACCACCATGATGGCCGTCTGCTCGTCGACGGCATAGGCCGGGACGCCGAGGCCGTCCGCCCACCGCCGCGCGTGCTCGAGCGTGTTGGTCGGGAAGGCGTCCAGGTGCGGGAAGATCGAGAAGTCGACGAGGCCGAGGGCACTGTCGTCGGGAGCGGACGGCCACTCGACGAAGTAGTCGCCGATCCGGGGCGTCATCACCATGCTGCCGGCGCTGACACCGACCCAGACCGTGCCGGGCAGCTCCGGCAGCAGCGCGGCCAGCCCGGACTCACGCATCCAGTGACAGAGATACGTGGCGTCGCCGCCGTCGGCCAGCAGCACGTCGGCCTGCCGGACCCACGGCTGCCAGCGGTCGGCGCCGATGGTCGGCAGCGCGGTGAGTTCGAGGACGCCGACCGACGCCCAGCCCAGGCCGGTCAGGAATCGCCGGTCCGGCGCGGGGTCGGCGGCGATCAGGCCGCGCACCGACTGCGGGCCGCACATCGGGTGCCCCCACTGGGCGGTCGGGATGACGAGGGCGTGGCTCTCGGCGATCGGCTTGCCGAGCAGCTCCACGAGCGCCGCGGTGATGCTGGCGTTGGTGACGCCACCGGACGTGAGCAGCAGTTTCACGGTGCCTCCACGGTTCTCAGCGCTTGGATCGTGGTGTCGAGCAGCGGCGCCAGCCGGCGGGTGTCCTGCACGTAGGCACTGATCGTACGAGCGCCGAGCCCGGGCAGCCCGGCGACCTGGGTGGCCGGCTCGGGAGTACCGGGCAGCGCCAGATCGGGGACGAGCGCGACGGCCAGGCCGGCGTCGACGAGCGCCAGCGCGGCCGGGAACTCGAGGCAGGTGTGCGCTCCGGGCAGCCGCAGACCCGTGGCGGCGCGCAGCCGGTCGAGGACACCGCGCACCGCCGACCCGGGCGGCCCGTCCACCCAGGGCCGATCGGCGAGGTCGCTGACGTCGGCCGGTGCGGGCCAGGCCAGCGGCAGCGCCAGCCGGTACGGGTCGTCGAGCAGCCGATGCGCCGCGATCCCCGGCGGGGGCGGCCGCAGCGCGCTCGCCTGGTCCTCCACCAGCACCAGGTCGAGATCACCGGCGTGCAGCGCGGCGACGGCGGCGCTCTCCTCCAGCTCGTGCACGGAGATCCGCAGGCCGGGTGTGGTGCCGGCGAGGGCGAGCACGGCCGGGACGACCATCCGGCGCACGGCGGTGGGGAACGCGCCGATCCGGACCACGCCCTCCAGCCGTCCGCTCAACGCGAGGGCGTCGGCGGTGGCGTCGGCGAGCACCGCGGCGAGGCGGTCCGCGTGGGCGGCCAATTGCCGTCCCGCGGCGGTCAGGGCGATCGTACGCCGGCCGCCCCGCCGGGACCGGTCCAGCAGGACGAGGCCGGTTTCCCGTTCCAGGGCCGCCAGGTGCTGGGAGACCCCGGACGGCGCCAGGTGCAGCCTCGCCGCCGCGGCGACGACTCCACCGGCGTCGGCGACGGCACGCAACACGAGCAGGCGGTAGGGCGACAGGTGCATGCAGCGGGACTGTAGTCCAGATTCGGGTTTACTCACTTTCCCTGCACACCGCGGGACGCGAGGATGCCGTCATGAGCGAACAGCAGTACCGCGCGGTCTTCGACGCGTCAGTGACCTTCAGCAACGGCGGCGGGCTGACCGCCTCGGGTTTCCGCGTCGACGTGCCCGGGCCCGACGTGACCGCCGAGGAGGTGACCACGTTGTTCCTGCGGTCGCTCGGCCTGCTCCTCTCCGAGACCGCCGTGCTCACCGACCTCGAGATCGTCCCGGAGGCTCATCGCGGCACACGGGGCTCCACCGCTCCGCCGCCCTCCGCGCGGCGGCAGGTGGATCTGAGCCACGTCATCACCGCCGGGATGACGACGTACCCCGGCCTGCCCGGACCGGAGATCACGCCGCACCTGACCCGGGAGGCCTCGCGCGCGACCTACGCTCCCGGCGTCGAGTTCGCCATCGACCGGATCAGCATGGTCGGGAACACCGGCACCTACCTGGACAGCCCGTACCACCGCTACCCGGACGGCGATGACCTCGCCGGCCTGCCGCTGGACCGGCTCGCCGGCCTGCCCGCCGTCGTGGTGCGGACCGCGGGCGCCGGGGTGCGCGGCGTCGGCGTCGGCGCGCTCGCCGCCTACGAGGTGACCGGCCGGGCGGTTCTGCTGCACACCGGCGGCGACACGTCCTGGGGCACCCCTGCCTACGCCGACGACGCGCCGTACCTCACCGAGGCCGGCGCGCGATGGCTGGTCGAGCAGGGCGCGCTGCTCGTCGGCATCGACGCGGTCAACATCGACGACTCCTCACCGGCGGCCGGCGGCGCGCGACCGGCGCACTCACTGCTGCTGGCGGCCGGCATCCCGATCGTGGAGCACCTCACCGGGCTGGGGCAGCTTCCGCCGTACGGCGCCCGCTTCACCGCCGTGCCACCGCGCGTCGCCGGATTCGGCACCTTCCCGGTCCGCGCCTTCGCGACAGTGGAGGCGTGACCCGGTGCTCATCGCCGACCTGCTCGGCTGGGCCGGCGCCGGTGCTCTCCTCATCGGGTACGCCCTGGTCACCCGCGACCCCCGGCAGGCCGGCGGCGGCCGCTACCTGGCACTGAACCTCCTCGGGTCGGCCGGCCTCGCCGCCAGCGGGGCGGCGCACGCCGCCTGGCCGTCCGCCGTGCTCAACCTGCTGTGGCTGCTGCTCGGCGTCGCCGCCCTCGTGCGATACCTCACCGAACGGAATAGGTCCCGCCCGTTCACGGTTGGGAGGGGACGAAGGTCGGCCCCCCGCTGAGCACCGTGGCACGGCGGTCATATCCTCAAGCGCCAGTTGTTGACCAACGAGGACAAGAATCGATCGCCCATGTCAGTGACCGGCCACCGGCAGCAGGAACCACTCCTGATGTCACGATGCGACGTGACCGGCGCGGTCACCGACAGCGACTTCGACACCCTGCTCGCCCAGCCGAACCGGGTCAGCTCCCCGATCCGCCGCCTCCGCTGCGAGTTACGTGCCGGCCACCCCGGCCGGCACGCCGCCTTCGTCCTGGCCGCCGCCCACGGCGACCGCTGGTGGTGGATGCGCTGGAACACCGCCGGCGGCGAGGTCGCCGACATCCCGGTCTGCGCCGTCAGCGACGAGGACAACGACGACTGCCTGCTCCCGCAGCACCACGAGGGCGAGCACAGCTTCCAGCTCTCGGCGGGCGATCACTAGCGGCGGCACATTGCCGGAATCAGTGGACTCTTCGGACCGTCACCCCGTCGGGTTGTTCCGAGGACGTCAAACCATCGGTGGCTGTTGAGTGCGCAGGCACGCCGTGATACTTCGGTCAGCGCCCTGAACCGCCCCCCATGCGCCATCTGTCCTACACAGCTGTGCCCCGTGGCGGTAAACCCTCTTGGTGTCGCCCGGTCCACTGTGTGAGGAGCTCATGGCAGAACAACCCACCAGCTCCCTGATCGTCTTCCTCGACATCGAGAAGTTCGGCGAACGCTCCGACGGGGTGGCCGCCGATCTCCGCGAGTCGATGTACCGGATCGTCGGCGAGGCGCTGACGAAGGCCGGAATCCCGGGAGTGCGGCACGTCGAGGATCGCGGAGACGGCCTGCTCATCCTGTTGCCCGACGCCGGACCGGTCGAGGTCATCGGAGCGTTCGTGCGGGACCTGGAGTCGCTGGTACGGCATCGAGCCGCGTCCCGCACGCCCGCGTACCAGATGAGGCTACGGGTCGCGATCGAGCACGGCTTCGTCCGCAACGACGGGAACGGCTGGATCTCCCGTGCGATCAACACCGCCGCCCGGATGGTCGGCGCGGCAGCCCTCCGCGCCGCGATGAGCGACCACCCGGACGCCCACGTCGCCGTCATCATCAGCGACGACCTATATCACGAGGTGGTGGCACAGGGCCATCCCTCGCTCGATGCCACCCGCTATCGCGAGGTGGTGGTTCAGGAGAAGGAGATCGACGCCCGCGCCTGGGTGCACGTTCCGTACGTCGGAAGTGGCTCGGGCGCCCGGCCACGTCCGGCCGATCCGCCCGGCAATTCCGTCATCGGCAACCAGGTGATGGGCGATCAGCACATCAGTGGTGACTTCACCGGGATGACCGTGCAGATGCCCTTTCCGGGGGCACCATGACCACTCCCGGCGGACCGCCCGCCGATCATCGTCCCGCCACTGTGCCCCCACCGGTCTCCCCGGACCCGTCTCCCGCTCCTTCGCCACCCGCCGCACAGCCGGACGACCCGTCGCTCGCCGCCAACCTGGGTGGCGTCCGCAAGACGCTGAACGAGGCCGGCAACGTCTCCTACCGGCAGAAGCTGACCGAGTCGGCAAACCGGAACCTGATGACCGGCAGTGTCACCCACGGCAACACCAGCGTGCAGGGCGACTACGTCGCCCAGCAGTTGATCTTCGGCACTGCGAACACGTCCGTCCGGCCGGGTGAGCTCCCGTCGCACTTCGGTGAGGCGACGCGGCTCGCCTACGCCGGCGAGGAAAGCCTGCTGGCGGCCGTGGCGGCGCACGCCGATCGCCGCGCGCTGATCCTGTGCGCGGAACCGGGGCACGGGAAGACGGCGGCGGCCGTACGCCTGCTGCAGCACCGCAAGGTCAGCCGGATCATGATGCTCAGCCCCGACCAGGATCTCGAACAGTTCCAGCAGGTGGGCAAGGACACCGGCTACATCATCTGCGACCCCTCCAGCACCTCCGGCATCAGCGCCCACGCGTTGAACACGCTGGGCCCGCTGCTGGAGAGCAACGGCAGCCACATCGTCATCACGATCTCGGACACCGCGCTGCTGAGCGAGGAGGATCTCCTCGATCTGACCGTGCAGTTGCCCGCGCCGCCCGATCCCACGGCCGCCCTCACCAAGCACCTGGAGTGGCGTCTGCCCGGCAAAGCAGCCGAGCTGCTGGCCGACGAGCGGCTGAGCGCCCTCATCGCCGAGTCCTTCGACGCCACCACACCGCTGCGGCAGATCGGCGAGCTGGGCACGATCATCTTCCGGGTGCACGACCGGTCCGGTGCCGTGGACTTCGACGAGGTGCGCCGCCTCCTCGACCTGCGCGCCGATCAGGCGTTCACGATCTGGTTCGACCGGCTCGATCCGGAGAACCGGATCCACGCGATAGCACTCGCCGTCCTCAACGGCCTGCCCAGCGAGTTCGTCATGGAGGCCATGCACGCGCTGCGGCGCCGGCTCGACCCGGGTATCTCCGGGCTGGTCGCCGACGGCACGTCGGCCCTCTCGCTGCGGAAGCCGGCCGACCCGTTCCGCGTATCCCGCCGCGAGCGCTTCGCCCTCCTGCGCGCGACGGTCGCGGAGGAGACCGCGCAGGGCGAACACGGCGTCACCCGTGCGCAGACCGTGCGGTTCCGCGACAAGCAGTACGCGACCCGCGTGATCCGCCGGGCCTGGTCCGAGTTCTCCGCACAGCGGATCATCCTGGACTGGCTCGGTGAACTGGTCGTCCATCCCGCCGAGACGGTCCGCATCTGGGCCGCGACAGCGGTCGGCATCGTCGCGACCGAGTCGTTCGAATACGTCAGCCGTGTCGTACTCGATCGCTGGGCGGTGGACAAATCACGGCGGCGGCGTGCGGCGGCCGCGCACGCGTTGCACGTCCCGATGGCCGACCCCGACCTGCGGCCGGCCGTCCAGCACATGGTGCGGAGCTGGGCCGAGGCCCCCGCGATCGGCGAGGACGGCGACTTCAGCGACAGCGACGGACCCGACCCGCGCTCCCAGGCCACGGCCGCCAAGGCGTACGGGTACAGCATCGGCCGGAAGGATCCGGACAGCGCGCTGAGAGCGCTGCACGGCCTGGCTCTCACCGATGACATCCGGGTCGCCGTCGCCATCGGGGAGAGCCTCGCCGAGCTGCTCCTGCACGATCCGGACCGGCTCACCGAGCCGGTGCTCGCCACCGTGCTGAAGTGGCTGACCGACACCGCCGAGTTCGCCGGCGAACCCGACCGGGAGGCCACCGGCCACCTGGCCTTTCTCATCATGGCGACCAGCCTCCTGACCGAGCACGCGCCGGGCACCACCGGGAAATGGCCGACGTTGCTGTGGCTGTCCCACAGCAGGCCG comes from the Actinoplanes sp. OR16 genome and includes:
- a CDS encoding nitronate monooxygenase family protein; the protein is MRTALTDLLGVDHPVVGFNRSPAVVAAVTNAGGFGVLAGSAFTPAELDAQLSWIEEQVGGRPYGVDLLVPEKLVAGEVAALRAQIPEEHFAFVAELLDRYDIPQAATSGEEAGRFAANLDPAGAAALLDVAFRHDITLFANALGAPPPGVVERCKAAGVVVAALVGQAKHARRQLDAGVDLLIAQGTEAGGHTGTIATMVLTPEIVEIAGDRPVLAAGGIASGSQMAAALALGAAGVWTGSVWLSSEEDVANQAIKSKFLAATSSDTLRSPTRTGKPARQLRTAWHDAWEAAGSPRPLPMPLQPLLVAEAWQRIDAAAQDGHPGALELESFFIGQVVGGFTEVRPAAEILRDLVTGCEQRIRALNGIL
- a CDS encoding TetR/AcrR family transcriptional regulator, producing MTTSIWSRPAKGSRGPAPSHSRDEIVAAAIAMADADGIGAVSMRAVAGALGTGAGSLYRYLSSRDDLLDLMADHATGELRPYPEIAPDWLGTMLEIARGQLGLYRRHRWLVDVLPRTTALGPQSLAWFDHCLAVLRPVPATTAAKFEAIAMMIGVVSLFARSEAAGPPAGFGGIDMTAYPNLLEAVSTPPAPAAPQRDLFEATVRSVLTGLLVDAG
- a CDS encoding TetR/AcrR family transcriptional regulator produces the protein MSAAPGPGRPRDPDVDRRIARAALDVFGDTGWSGFAMEVVARRAGIGKATLYLRWNSKEALLTHALNTGLIRVADVDTGTLHGDLAELAAQILTLYGGPSSRAALRLTLEAGAIPGVAENYAAMRDAQLRAARAIVRRGIDRGELPDTVSITMLLDTLVGGAMMHALSSPADRDEDPAAHARQLVDFLLHSALV
- a CDS encoding serine/threonine-protein kinase — its product is MDTGYLVDGRFRLRDRLGTGGMAVVWRAGDEVLGRDVALKILDPRLAHDPALLARVRDEARAVARLRHPNIVNVYDYGEAPGPLPYVVMEIAEGRSLSHLLSGGPLPWRVATLVAVQVAAALAAAHDADVVHRDVKPGNVMVGGGRVKLVDFGISAATGDDDLAGGQLLGTPAYLAPERLEDGVVRPATDVYALGLLLYRTLAGRLPWDASTTTQMVLAHRYREPDPLPPIAGLPEEVAALCRRCLAKAPDGRPAAAEVAALLAEAVGLSPETLELPRFRASTDMPGGRPEPSTERVRQPTARVEAAVPADRTEGIERTTAASRSGPRLAAGAARWRALPPRRRVAALAAAGVLLSGGIMAATIPGGESGPPVEAAAPRSEAPLTAPAPSTPAPSTPAPSTPSESTPAESTAPAGTAADAAAHEDGKSRTPVAETAAIKAAKAPAAPPKAAKGKAKPKGKKKAK
- a CDS encoding TIGR03620 family F420-dependent LLM class oxidoreductase encodes the protein MRFDQRVGVWSMELRSAHRPQIRDAAAELDELGWRTIWLPGLDGAGVLDDVDALLAAAPNSQVVTGVLNIWGQSPAELSERVAVLDADHGPRAVVGLGIGSPAGAGAHGQDYGNPVASMARYLDGLGPGVGPGRRLLGALGPKMVDLARRSSAGWHPFLVTPRYVSAYREKVGAGPLIAPHQAVVLDTDPDRARAAARAGIGMFLGFPTYRNNLKRLGFGDDDLIPGGSDRLIDALVVHGTAEDVAHRVQEHLTAGADHVALHVLGANGLPLAQWRELAPLASI
- a CDS encoding MmcQ/YjbR family DNA-binding protein, which encodes MSGPGDVPPEILDWLRVICADLPEAYEEPAWIGVRWRIRKRTVAHVYTPDPDRFGVYAPYTVDGVPPTVMTFRVPADDLLGLTAAGFPFFRAPWGHDVAAAVLGDHTDWTEIAELVTDSYRRMAPKFLAARMSR
- a CDS encoding alpha/beta fold hydrolase; translation: MEQNWTTRRVPAPDGAEIVLHSLGDGPGIVVVHGGGVTIDVYRRMAIRLADRFTVHLYNRRGRADAAARAEPYDGEQDLDDLAAVLAHTGAGNVIGHSAGGFIALRAAARHLPITRLALYDPAVAVNGLTPSAWLPAAQEAARAGDIARTLALTSAGINTHSPASRLPIALQVAMVKLFLRTPIGRSMGELVTTTLDETALIHRHDGPPSQWAGISASVLLACGAAGPPYYPPTIEALAGVIPHSRTLIVPRAGHDALNRAPQVLVDALADFFGEAVVPTDH
- a CDS encoding SDR family oxidoreductase, whose product is MTTALITGATSGIGLAAAKRLAADGTHVFLTGRREEALDAAVASIGAGATGIRADVANLNDLERVATAVRDHGAGLDVLFANAGGGEFAALGDITWQHYADTFNTNVGGTLFTVQTLLPLLNRGASIILTSSNIDVKGAASFSVYAASKAALRSFTRSWAAELVGREIRVNSIAPGPIGTPGLSGLAPDAEAAEQLLKGLASGVPMNRLGSPEEVAEAVAFLASPNSSYMTGAEIYVDGGASQI